One window of bacterium genomic DNA carries:
- a CDS encoding TlpA disulfide reductase family protein → MKKICTVLAIAVLALALASGSASAATLKAGDAIPESLKFKTLDGGEVTVKSVIKDKPSVLVFFNTSCRNCLNEIKWLMRKYKDRNNVLISIDLAGAPAVQRYQKQYMKDYMDIPIYLDQEFAVPISFGLSVTPSSVLVGKDGVVTHVFSGYDKSSEEAIAELYK, encoded by the coding sequence ATGAAGAAGATCTGCACTGTTCTCGCCATCGCGGTCCTGGCCCTGGCCCTGGCCTCCGGCAGCGCTTCGGCCGCTACCCTCAAGGCGGGCGACGCCATTCCGGAGAGCCTGAAGTTCAAAACTCTGGACGGCGGTGAAGTCACCGTGAAGAGCGTTATCAAGGACAAGCCCAGCGTACTTGTGTTTTTCAACACCTCATGCCGCAACTGCCTCAACGAGATCAAGTGGCTCATGCGCAAGTACAAGGACCGGAACAACGTGCTTATCTCCATCGATCTCGCCGGTGCCCCTGCCGTCCAGCGGTACCAGAAGCAGTATATGAAGGACTACATGGATATCCCGATTTACCTGGACCAGGAGTTCGCGGTACCCATATCCTTCGGGCTCTCGGTGACCCCGTCTTCCGTCCTCGTGGGCAAGGACGGCGTAGTCACCCACGTTTTCTCAGGCTACGACAAGTCCAGCGAAGAGGCCATTGCGGAGCTTTATAAGTAG